A window of the Firmicutes bacterium CAG:345 genome harbors these coding sequences:
- a CDS encoding unknown (no significant homology to UniProt): MKHLKFKIFIVIIFLFVAVAGFYGNSLDVFAAGTADNLHSQTKIYNSNNADYFDGCEDYADYVNSAPTITVLTHGLGSKAYYWSND; this comes from the coding sequence ATGAAGCATTTGAAGTTTAAAATTTTTATAGTAATAATATTTTTGTTTGTTGCGGTAGCGGGATTTTACGGTAATAGTTTGGATGTGTTTGCGGCAGGAACCGCTGATAACTTACATTCACAGACTAAGATATATAACTCAAATAATGCGGATTATTTTGATGGTTGCGAAGATTATGCCGATTATGTAAATTCCGCTCCAACAATTACTGTTTTGACACACGGCTTAGGCTCAAAGGCATATTATTGGAGCAATGATTAA
- a CDS encoding multidomain protein with s-layer homology region ig motif i-set domain pkd domain (product inferred by homology to UniProt), with protein sequence MKRLITLLICFTLFCCFTGCRLGKQNKDVVDKNFYCKVIDENNIAICNLKTYPKSGTVFFPEKIENYTVSELGFNSGLGFGGNGYFHMSDQNGTVIRRCYFPRSIKEIGSGYMYLTSGNLQIFYCGEIVDLNNFNADEKVKIYVPSEKYALFKEVLSEYFGGSLLKANVSYCLNYDGNNYYYIDYYESGEKILYIPPEPQRDGYSFGGWFKETNCVNQWNFNVDTLQITKEEQEVKLYAKWIAK encoded by the coding sequence ATGAAGCGCTTGATTACTTTATTAATATGTTTTACATTGTTTTGTTGTTTTACAGGGTGCCGTTTAGGCAAACAAAATAAAGATGTCGTTGATAAAAATTTCTATTGCAAAGTTATAGATGAAAATAATATTGCGATATGTAATTTAAAAACTTATCCAAAATCGGGAACAGTCTTTTTTCCGGAGAAAATTGAGAATTATACAGTGTCGGAACTTGGCTTTAATTCTGGATTGGGTTTTGGTGGAAATGGATATTTTCATATGTCTGACCAAAACGGGACAGTTATAAGGCGATGTTATTTCCCGCGCTCTATAAAGGAAATTGGTTCCGGTTATATGTATCTAACATCGGGAAATCTACAAATCTTTTATTGTGGTGAAATAGTTGACTTAAACAACTTTAATGCGGACGAAAAAGTGAAAATATATGTTCCAAGTGAAAAATATGCATTATTTAAAGAGGTATTATCGGAATATTTTGGAGGTAGTTTGTTAAAGGCTAATGTTTCCTATTGTTTGAATTACGATGGGAATAATTATTACTACATTGATTATTACGAAAGCGGCGAAAAAATTTTGTATATTCCCCCCGAACCGCAAAGAGATGGTTATTCGTTTGGTGGGTGGTTTAAAGAAACCAATTGTGTGAATCAATGGAATTTCAATGTCGATACATTGCAAATTACAAAAGAAGAACAGGAGGTAAAATTATATGCGAAATGGATAGCCAAATAA